The following coding sequences lie in one Sinorhizobium fredii USDA 257 genomic window:
- the purU gene encoding formyltetrahydrofolate deformylase — protein MVRNNIVLTVSCNSARGIVAAISRYLAEKGCNIVDSSQFDDLETGKFFMRISFIAEVGATETDIIEQFGTVAKTFEMDYQFHRGDKRTKVLVMVSRFGHCLNDLLYRWKIGALPIDIVGVISNHFDYQKVVVNHDIPFHHIKVTKQNKPHAEAQLMEIVEQTGTELVVLARYMQILSDQLCEKMSGKIINIHHSFLPSFKGGNPYKQAYERGVKLIGATAHYVTADLDEGPIVEQDVVRVTHAQSSEDYISIGRDVESQVLARAIHAHIHHRTFINGNRTVVFPASPGSYASERMG, from the coding sequence GTGGTAAGAAACAATATCGTACTCACCGTGTCATGCAATTCCGCGCGAGGAATCGTCGCTGCGATCTCCCGGTACCTGGCAGAAAAAGGCTGCAATATCGTCGACAGCTCGCAATTCGATGATCTGGAAACTGGCAAATTCTTTATGCGTATCAGCTTCATAGCGGAAGTCGGCGCCACAGAGACCGACATCATCGAGCAGTTTGGTACTGTCGCAAAGACGTTCGAGATGGACTACCAGTTCCACCGGGGTGACAAGCGGACGAAGGTCCTCGTGATGGTCTCTCGGTTCGGACACTGCCTCAATGATCTGCTCTATCGGTGGAAGATAGGCGCACTACCGATCGACATTGTCGGCGTAATTTCCAACCATTTTGATTACCAGAAGGTTGTCGTTAATCACGACATTCCTTTCCACCACATCAAGGTGACGAAACAGAATAAACCACATGCTGAAGCGCAGCTGATGGAGATTGTCGAGCAGACAGGCACCGAACTCGTCGTGCTGGCGCGCTACATGCAGATTCTGTCCGACCAGCTCTGCGAAAAGATGTCCGGTAAGATCATCAACATACATCACTCCTTCCTACCGTCCTTCAAAGGTGGCAACCCGTACAAGCAGGCTTACGAGCGCGGCGTTAAGTTGATCGGGGCCACCGCGCACTACGTAACCGCCGACCTCGACGAAGGTCCTATTGTCGAGCAAGACGTTGTCCGCGTCACACATGCTCAATCTTCGGAAGACTACATATCGATTGGCCGGGATGTCGAAAGCCAGGTGCTGGCCCGCGCCATCCACGCTCATATCCATCACCGCACGTTCATAAACGGCAACCGCACAGTCGTCTTTCCGGCAAGCCCGGGAAGTTACGCGTCCGAGCGGATGGGGTAA
- a CDS encoding helix-turn-helix domain-containing protein yields the protein MKARGAASELSDGNEVASAKTRTKAEATDLAVGARLKAVREQAGLSQRELAKRANVTNSTVSLIEQESHAPSLASLHRILKAIPISMADFFALPVSKQNVLFYDADDLAVVTRGKVDMRVMGSERRDKKLQMFIEHYSPGTDTGKPAIAHEGETAALILEGTVELETSEGVRRIEAGGGFHILGAEPYRLKNVGKTVAVVACAVTPPMI from the coding sequence GTGAAGGCACGTGGGGCGGCGAGCGAACTTTCTGATGGCAATGAGGTGGCGTCGGCAAAGACCCGTACGAAAGCTGAGGCAACCGATCTGGCGGTGGGCGCACGCCTGAAGGCGGTTCGTGAGCAGGCGGGTCTCTCGCAGCGGGAACTGGCCAAGCGCGCTAACGTCACAAACTCAACCGTTTCTTTGATTGAGCAGGAATCTCACGCACCCTCTCTCGCGTCTTTGCACCGGATTTTGAAGGCAATTCCCATTTCAATGGCAGACTTCTTTGCTCTGCCCGTCTCCAAGCAGAACGTGTTGTTCTATGATGCGGATGACCTCGCCGTCGTGACGAGAGGCAAGGTCGACATGCGGGTCATGGGTAGTGAACGTCGCGATAAGAAACTTCAGATGTTCATCGAGCACTACTCGCCAGGCACAGATACCGGCAAACCAGCTATCGCTCATGAGGGCGAAACTGCGGCGCTTATTCTAGAGGGTACAGTTGAGCTCGAAACGAGTGAGGGCGTAAGGCGAATTGAAGCCGGCGGCGGCTTTCACATCCTAGGGGCAGAGCCTTACAGATTGAAGAATGTCGGAAAAACGGTAGCGGTTGTGGCCTGCGCCGTCACACCTCCAATGATCTAA
- a CDS encoding SDR family NAD(P)-dependent oxidoreductase yields MTNLRKVNNIDEVALIAGGASEIGVHAAVALTERGARVAIFDHDPQAVSDVIGQLQARGARAIGLVGHAHIAADVATAVKETVSQFGRITTVVISSTLRTPGEVHRLEESEWTRCIEANLTSAYLVAKNAIPHLLQGGGSFVAVSARGSVAGLQGSPAASAAMHGLVGLIKTMALDYARQGIRCNIVSCGVVDPMTENPHDGTHQNTFQLSRTPLGRAGTAMDVANLIAHLTSQEATFTSGAVQVLDGGMTAGYLNAKVD; encoded by the coding sequence ATGACCAACTTACGAAAAGTAAACAATATTGATGAAGTTGCTTTGATCGCCGGCGGCGCGTCCGAGATCGGTGTACATGCAGCAGTGGCTTTGACGGAAAGGGGCGCTCGCGTAGCTATCTTTGATCATGATCCGCAAGCGGTGAGTGACGTGATCGGGCAGCTTCAAGCGCGCGGGGCGCGAGCAATAGGACTGGTGGGGCATGCCCACATTGCGGCTGACGTCGCGACGGCTGTCAAGGAGACCGTTTCCCAGTTCGGCCGGATAACAACGGTCGTTATCTCATCCACCCTGCGAACACCCGGCGAGGTTCACCGCCTTGAGGAGAGTGAATGGACGCGCTGCATTGAGGCGAATCTGACAAGCGCTTACTTGGTTGCTAAAAATGCTATTCCGCATCTATTGCAGGGCGGGGGATCCTTTGTCGCGGTGAGCGCTAGGGGGAGCGTAGCAGGGCTGCAGGGCTCTCCAGCTGCGTCGGCGGCGATGCATGGCTTGGTAGGATTGATCAAGACAATGGCGCTCGACTACGCCCGCCAGGGAATCAGATGCAACATCGTTAGTTGTGGGGTCGTCGATCCCATGACGGAGAATCCTCACGACGGCACCCACCAGAATACGTTTCAGCTGTCGCGCACGCCTCTTGGAAGAGCTGGGACGGCCATGGATGTTGCGAATTTGATCGCGCATCTTACATCGCAGGAAGCAACGTTCACAAGCGGAGCGGTTCAGGTGCTCGATGGTGGCATGACAGCAGGTTATCTCAACGCCAAGGTGGATTGA
- a CDS encoding SDR family NAD(P)-dependent oxidoreductase, whose product MTNGFRTGSIVTGGGSGIGRAICTRLSRTSTVGVLDRNAEGIATTVRLIEEAGGQAVPLVADVTDSGSLEQAFNKFESQGFTADIVVACAGVERLGTVIDEPEENWDFVMGVNAKGVYLSARSAYARFVKRKQGSFVVISSDAGILGTSGFGVYTASKHAVVGLVKCLALDFGHLGIRANAVCPGNVRTPMMDEYLRASPEEAEYWFSVVPMGRFADPDEIAGAVDFVSSPAASFMNGSVFVVDGAGSAGLFSAD is encoded by the coding sequence ATGACCAACGGGTTTCGAACTGGCAGCATCGTGACAGGAGGTGGATCCGGAATCGGCAGAGCGATATGCACTCGGCTTTCCAGAACCAGCACCGTAGGTGTTCTTGATCGTAATGCTGAGGGCATCGCGACCACAGTAAGATTGATCGAAGAAGCGGGTGGTCAGGCAGTCCCGCTTGTAGCGGACGTCACGGACAGCGGTTCGTTGGAGCAAGCCTTCAACAAGTTTGAGTCGCAGGGGTTCACCGCGGATATCGTCGTAGCCTGCGCTGGGGTTGAGCGATTAGGAACGGTAATCGACGAACCTGAGGAAAATTGGGACTTCGTCATGGGTGTGAATGCTAAGGGCGTTTACCTGTCGGCACGCTCAGCTTACGCCCGCTTCGTCAAAAGGAAACAAGGCAGCTTCGTCGTCATTTCATCAGATGCTGGAATACTCGGCACGAGCGGATTTGGAGTCTACACTGCATCAAAACACGCGGTTGTCGGCCTCGTGAAATGCCTCGCGTTGGATTTCGGCCATCTTGGGATCAGGGCAAACGCTGTTTGTCCTGGCAATGTGCGCACGCCAATGATGGACGAATACCTTCGTGCCTCTCCTGAAGAGGCAGAATACTGGTTCAGCGTCGTGCCGATGGGCCGTTTTGCTGATCCAGACGAGATTGCGGGGGCAGTGGACTTCGTGAGCTCGCCTGCCGCATCATTCATGAATGGAAGTGTCTTCGTAGTAGACGGGGCTGGCTCTGCTGGCCTTTTCTCAGCTGACTAG
- a CDS encoding purine-cytosine permease family protein: protein MNAQPKMNIQSSSERSALAIETRSIDFVPISERHGRLSDQATIWFAGSAQLLSLATGAIGISLGLNLTWTLIGLLLGTVLGTLPVAAHASQGPHLGLPQMVQTRPQFGRYGAIFIWLVAVLVYWGYVVLNVNLMGATAEQLGLGSAPSSGVVLGFASIIFAIFGYHWLHVGQRYTTIVLLVVLAIFTFGIVFGVGFPAEQVTIIGTFQFTPFLMVVSASLAYQLSWAFFVSDYSRYMPPTTSHRSIILYTAFGAGAGVFSMEAVGAVGAALFPKDSLTLALQQSGDLIVPGFGAVLLLVGGVALLIFNGMCVYGGALTLITAMDSVVSTSPTRSLRIRMNAIIGISATIVGVLLPTDFINTTFYTILAVLAYLMAPWTAVNLVDYFVVRKGRYSIAEIFNPVGIYGRWNWRGITAYSLAFVAMIPFMYLSFYQGPVAEYFGGVDVAFFVGIPVGALLYWLFCLNQDLSREFSIIQTADLGLDAVAKPIA, encoded by the coding sequence ATGAATGCACAGCCAAAAATGAACATACAATCGAGCTCCGAGAGAAGCGCCCTGGCGATCGAAACAAGGTCGATCGACTTTGTCCCGATTTCAGAGAGACATGGGCGTTTGTCTGATCAAGCTACGATATGGTTCGCTGGGAGCGCACAGCTCCTCAGCCTCGCGACAGGAGCAATCGGAATTTCGCTGGGGCTCAATCTCACATGGACATTGATCGGCCTCCTTCTGGGGACCGTGCTCGGGACACTTCCGGTCGCCGCCCATGCAAGCCAAGGTCCGCACCTCGGACTGCCGCAGATGGTCCAGACGCGGCCCCAATTCGGCCGCTACGGCGCGATCTTCATTTGGCTTGTCGCCGTTCTCGTATATTGGGGCTACGTCGTTCTCAACGTCAACCTTATGGGCGCTACGGCCGAGCAACTGGGATTAGGATCTGCTCCTTCGTCAGGAGTCGTCCTGGGCTTCGCATCTATCATCTTCGCGATTTTCGGATACCATTGGCTCCACGTTGGTCAACGCTATACAACAATTGTACTTCTGGTCGTTCTTGCGATCTTTACGTTCGGGATTGTCTTTGGTGTGGGCTTTCCAGCCGAACAAGTCACCATAATTGGAACCTTCCAATTTACGCCGTTCCTGATGGTTGTGTCCGCTTCGTTGGCATATCAGCTGTCCTGGGCATTCTTCGTGTCGGATTACTCCAGATACATGCCCCCAACGACGAGCCACCGATCGATCATCCTCTACACCGCGTTCGGCGCCGGCGCCGGCGTTTTCTCCATGGAAGCTGTCGGCGCAGTGGGCGCTGCACTATTTCCAAAGGACAGCCTAACATTGGCTCTTCAGCAATCGGGGGACCTTATCGTGCCGGGGTTCGGTGCGGTCCTGCTGCTCGTGGGAGGGGTCGCGCTACTGATCTTCAACGGCATGTGTGTCTATGGCGGCGCACTTACGCTGATCACGGCGATGGACAGTGTGGTTTCGACTTCGCCGACGCGGAGCCTCCGCATCAGAATGAACGCAATCATCGGCATTTCTGCAACGATCGTTGGAGTCCTGCTTCCTACCGATTTCATCAATACCACGTTCTACACGATCCTCGCCGTTCTGGCTTATCTGATGGCGCCGTGGACGGCAGTGAACCTAGTCGACTACTTCGTTGTCCGGAAAGGAAGATACTCGATCGCGGAGATTTTCAATCCTGTGGGAATATACGGCAGGTGGAACTGGCGCGGAATAACAGCATACTCGCTTGCGTTCGTTGCCATGATCCCTTTCATGTATCTGTCGTTCTACCAAGGACCTGTCGCTGAATATTTTGGCGGCGTTGACGTCGCATTCTTCGTTGGCATCCCCGTCGGTGCATTGCTCTACTGGCTGTTCTGCTTAAACCAAGATTTGAGCCGGGAGTTCTCGATCATTCAAACAGCCGACTTGGGCTTGGACGCGGTGGCAAAGCCAATTGCCTAA
- a CDS encoding AsnC family protein, which yields MTNRELASRVGLSPSACPSWPSISIASRTMSKHTSWFAWTTSGPRRVRKS from the coding sequence GTGACCAACCGGGAGCTCGCCAGCCGTGTCGGTCTGTCGCCAAGCGCCTGCCCATCGTGGCCATCGATCTCGATCGCATCACGCACAATGTCCAAGCATACTTCATGGTTTGCATGGACAACATCCGGCCCGAGAAGGGTCCGCAAGAGCTAA
- a CDS encoding glycosyltransferase family 2 protein: MTAAAPTNVCIIIAAKNASGTITRAISSALAEPEASEVVVVDDGSTDGTAAVASAADDGTGRLNVVRFDANRGPSAARNHAISISQSPLLAVLDADDFFFPGRLTQLLSVDGWDLIADNIAFIDAAQAASASAKVGQFAPSPRLIDLVGFLEGNISRRGARRGEIGFLKPIMRRAFLEEHGLRYDETLRLGEDYNLYARALARGARYKIIKSCGYAAVVRGNSLSGSHRTIDLKRLYEADRAMLAEAWLGSEAEAALRRHARHVRDRYELRHFLDLKEREGFTSAIGYALKHPDALPAIVGGIVADKAERYRRPRSPAPVALGGTGEIRYLLQD, from the coding sequence ATGACCGCAGCCGCGCCGACGAACGTCTGCATTATCATTGCGGCAAAGAATGCCTCCGGGACGATCACGAGAGCGATCTCCTCTGCCCTCGCTGAGCCCGAAGCATCAGAAGTGGTCGTCGTTGATGACGGTTCGACGGATGGTACCGCGGCGGTTGCAAGTGCTGCCGATGATGGGACCGGGCGGCTGAATGTCGTCCGCTTCGACGCGAATCGCGGGCCGTCTGCAGCTCGCAACCATGCAATTTCGATTTCGCAGTCCCCCCTTCTCGCGGTGCTAGACGCGGACGATTTCTTTTTTCCCGGCCGACTGACGCAACTGCTTTCTGTGGACGGTTGGGACTTGATCGCTGACAACATCGCCTTCATCGATGCTGCGCAAGCGGCGAGCGCGAGTGCTAAAGTTGGGCAGTTCGCGCCCAGTCCGCGCCTCATTGATCTTGTCGGATTCCTGGAAGGAAATATCTCGCGGCGCGGCGCCCGCCGTGGTGAAATCGGCTTCTTGAAACCGATTATGCGACGCGCTTTCCTCGAAGAACACGGGCTTCGTTACGATGAAACATTGCGCCTCGGCGAAGACTACAACCTCTATGCACGGGCGCTCGCAAGGGGCGCACGCTACAAGATCATCAAAAGCTGCGGCTACGCCGCCGTCGTGCGCGGCAACTCCCTCAGCGGCAGCCATCGCACGATCGACTTGAAGCGTCTGTATGAGGCCGATCGGGCAATGCTTGCTGAGGCCTGGTTAGGCAGCGAGGCCGAGGCTGCGTTGCGCCGGCACGCACGCCATGTCCGGGACCGCTACGAATTGCGGCATTTTCTCGACCTTAAAGAACGAGAAGGTTTCACGAGCGCCATCGGCTATGCGTTGAAGCATCCCGACGCCCTACCGGCGATCGTCGGCGGCATCGTCGCAGACAAAGCGGAGCGCTATCGGCGGCCACGATCGCCGGCGCCGGTTGCCCTCGGCGGCACTGGAGAGATCCGCTACCTGCTTCAAGATTAG
- the lipA gene encoding lipoyl synthase, with protein sequence MVTVFDAVSDRAQRVRHPEKAHRPDTEVLRKPDWIRVKAPTSKGYMETRSIVKGNNLVTVCEEAGCPNIGECWDKKHATFMIMGEICTRACAFCNVATGKPNALDPEEPANVANAVKQMGLSHVVITSVDRDDLEDGGAEHFEKVIFAIREASPATTIEILTPDFLRKPGALERVVAAKPDVFNHNLETVPSNYLTVRPGARYFHSIRLLQRVKELDPSMFTKSGIMVGLGEERNEVLQLMDDLRTADVDFLTIGQYLQPTRKHHKVEKFVTPEEFKSYETVAYTKGFLMVASSPLTRSSHHAGDDFARLRAAREKKLAAG encoded by the coding sequence ATGGTAACGGTTTTCGACGCGGTCTCGGACCGGGCTCAGCGCGTTCGCCACCCGGAAAAGGCGCACAGGCCGGACACGGAAGTCTTGCGCAAGCCGGACTGGATCCGCGTGAAGGCGCCGACCTCGAAGGGTTACATGGAGACCCGTTCGATCGTGAAGGGCAACAACCTCGTCACCGTCTGCGAGGAGGCCGGCTGCCCGAATATCGGTGAATGCTGGGACAAGAAGCACGCCACCTTCATGATCATGGGCGAGATCTGCACGCGCGCCTGTGCCTTCTGCAACGTCGCCACCGGCAAGCCTAACGCGCTCGATCCCGAAGAGCCCGCCAATGTCGCCAACGCCGTCAAGCAGATGGGCTTGAGCCACGTCGTCATCACCTCGGTCGACCGCGACGACCTCGAGGATGGCGGCGCCGAACATTTCGAGAAGGTGATCTTCGCGATCCGCGAGGCGTCTCCCGCGACGACCATCGAGATCCTGACGCCCGACTTCCTGCGCAAGCCCGGCGCGCTCGAGCGGGTCGTTGCCGCCAAGCCCGACGTCTTCAACCACAATCTCGAAACCGTGCCGTCCAACTATCTGACCGTGCGCCCGGGCGCGCGCTATTTCCATTCGATCCGGCTCCTGCAGCGCGTCAAGGAACTCGACCCGTCGATGTTCACCAAGTCCGGCATCATGGTCGGCCTCGGCGAGGAGCGGAACGAGGTGCTGCAACTGATGGACGACCTGCGCACCGCCGACGTCGACTTCCTGACGATCGGCCAATACCTGCAGCCGACCCGCAAGCACCACAAGGTCGAGAAATTCGTGACCCCCGAGGAGTTCAAGTCCTACGAAACGGTCGCCTACACCAAGGGCTTCCTGATGGTCGCCTCGAGTCCGCTCACCCGCTCGTCGCACCATGCTGGCGACGACTTTGCGAGGCTCAGGGCGGCGCGCGAGAAGAAATTGGCGGCTGGATAG
- the bhcD gene encoding iminosuccinate reductase BhcD → MIIVPENQIAGLITPADCLVAVEGVFASMAKRSAYNFPVIREAIGHADALYGFKSGFDRDSLALGLKSGGFWPNNVQNGLANHQSTVFLFDADTGRCRAVVGGNLVTALRTAAASAVSIKYLARKNAKVLGMIGAGHQSTYQLRAAVEQRPFEKVLAWNLHPEMLSRLEGVARELELPFETVDLDRLGDEADVIISITSSFAPILKASQVRPGTHLACMGTDTKGKQEMDAELIAAATVFTDEVAQAVTIGECQHAIEKGLISKDDIVEIGAVITGRHKGRSSPEEITMFDGTGVALQDLAVASAAVAHAVSRGTAIEVDF, encoded by the coding sequence ATGATTATCGTACCGGAAAATCAGATCGCCGGACTGATTACCCCCGCTGATTGCCTTGTGGCGGTCGAAGGGGTCTTCGCCTCCATGGCCAAAAGGTCAGCCTACAACTTCCCTGTCATTCGCGAGGCAATCGGCCATGCGGACGCGCTCTATGGTTTCAAATCGGGGTTCGACCGCGACAGTCTGGCTCTTGGTCTTAAATCCGGTGGTTTCTGGCCGAACAATGTTCAAAATGGGCTGGCGAACCACCAATCGACCGTCTTCCTGTTTGACGCTGATACCGGCAGGTGCCGTGCGGTGGTTGGCGGCAATCTGGTCACTGCGCTTCGGACGGCGGCAGCCTCGGCTGTCTCGATCAAGTATCTTGCCCGTAAGAACGCCAAGGTGCTTGGCATGATCGGCGCAGGGCATCAATCGACGTACCAGTTGCGCGCTGCGGTGGAGCAGAGGCCTTTTGAGAAAGTCCTCGCGTGGAATCTGCACCCCGAGATGCTGAGCCGTCTCGAAGGAGTCGCCAGGGAACTGGAGCTTCCTTTCGAGACTGTCGATCTCGACCGTCTGGGTGATGAAGCGGACGTCATCATTTCGATTACCTCGTCGTTTGCCCCGATCCTCAAGGCCTCTCAGGTTCGCCCCGGTACACATCTCGCCTGTATGGGGACGGACACAAAGGGCAAACAGGAGATGGATGCCGAACTTATCGCTGCAGCAACGGTGTTCACCGATGAAGTCGCTCAGGCCGTCACGATCGGTGAATGCCAGCACGCGATTGAAAAGGGGCTGATCAGCAAGGACGACATTGTCGAGATTGGTGCGGTCATCACAGGTCGCCACAAGGGTCGTTCGTCGCCGGAAGAGATCACAATGTTCGATGGCACGGGAGTTGCCCTCCAGGATCTCGCGGTGGCTTCGGCCGCTGTCGCGCACGCAGTCTCTAGAGGAACCGCGATCGAGGTGGATTTTTAG
- the bhcC gene encoding 3-hydroxy-D-aspartate aldolase BhcC, whose protein sequence is MNMEAKFAGMEVGYDVPALPGMSVDEIQTPCLILDLDALERNIRKMGDYAKAHKMRHRAHGKMHKSVDVLRLQQELGGAIGVCCQKVSEAEVFVRGGIKDVLVSNQVRDPLKIDRLARLAKQDARIIVCVDDLANVAELSAAAQKHGTTLECFVEIDCGAGRCGVTTTAAVVALAKAIDGAPGLKFTGIQAYQGAMQHIDNYEDRRAKLDVAIAQVKDAVAALKAEGLEPELVSGGGTGSYYFESNSGVYNELQCGSYAFMDADYGRIRDEGGNRIDQGEWENALFILTSVMSHAKSDKAICDAGLKAQSVDSGLPFVYGRTDVKYVKCSDEHGVIEDPNGVLKINEKLRLVPGHCDPTCNVHDWYVGVRNGRVETLWPVSARGKAY, encoded by the coding sequence ATGAACATGGAAGCGAAGTTCGCAGGCATGGAAGTCGGCTACGATGTACCGGCTCTTCCCGGAATGAGCGTCGATGAAATCCAGACGCCGTGCCTGATCCTCGATCTCGATGCCCTCGAACGCAACATCCGCAAGATGGGTGACTATGCCAAGGCGCACAAAATGCGCCACAGGGCACACGGCAAGATGCACAAGTCGGTCGATGTTCTGCGTCTCCAGCAGGAACTCGGTGGCGCGATTGGTGTGTGCTGCCAGAAGGTGTCGGAGGCAGAGGTGTTCGTGCGCGGCGGAATCAAGGATGTGCTGGTGTCGAACCAAGTCCGCGATCCGCTGAAGATCGATCGTCTGGCCCGCCTCGCCAAGCAGGATGCACGCATTATCGTTTGCGTCGACGATCTGGCCAATGTCGCAGAACTGTCGGCAGCGGCACAGAAGCACGGGACAACGCTCGAGTGCTTTGTCGAGATCGATTGCGGTGCTGGCCGGTGCGGCGTGACCACCACCGCCGCGGTTGTGGCGCTTGCCAAAGCCATCGACGGCGCTCCGGGTCTCAAGTTCACTGGCATTCAGGCCTATCAAGGCGCCATGCAGCACATCGACAACTACGAAGACCGCAGAGCCAAGCTCGACGTCGCGATTGCCCAGGTGAAGGATGCGGTCGCGGCCTTGAAGGCTGAGGGCCTTGAGCCCGAACTGGTAAGCGGAGGCGGCACCGGAAGCTATTATTTCGAGAGCAATTCCGGCGTGTACAACGAACTGCAGTGCGGCAGCTACGCGTTCATGGATGCTGATTATGGCCGCATCCGCGATGAGGGTGGCAACCGGATCGATCAAGGCGAATGGGAAAACGCCCTGTTCATTCTCACCAGCGTGATGAGCCATGCGAAGTCGGACAAGGCGATTTGCGACGCCGGATTGAAGGCGCAGTCGGTCGATTCCGGACTCCCGTTCGTCTATGGCCGCACTGACGTCAAATACGTGAAATGCTCGGATGAGCATGGCGTCATCGAGGATCCGAACGGTGTGCTCAAGATCAATGAAAAGCTCCGTTTGGTTCCTGGCCACTGCGACCCGACCTGCAATGTTCACGATTGGTATGTCGGCGTGCGCAACGGCCGGGTTGAAACGCTGTGGCCGGTCTCGGCGCGCGGTAAGGCCTACTGA
- the bhcB gene encoding beta-hydroxyaspartate dehydratase BhcB — translation MYIPTLSDMNEAHARIKPHIHRTPVLTSRFINSLAGAELFFKCENLQKAGAFKVRGASNAVFGLSDEQAAKGVATHSSGNHGTCLAFAAGRRGIPCTVVMPRTAPQAKKDAVRGYGAKVVECEPSTTSREAVFAEVLAATGAEFVHPYNDARVIAGQATCSKELIEQVTRLQAVIAPIGGGGMVSGTCLTLSNLAPHIKIYAAEPEQADDAYRSFKAGHIIADDAPVTVADGLKVPLKDLTWHFVRNHVTDVLTASEEEIVDAMKLIWKRMKIVMEPSSAVPLATILKNKDLFAGKRIGVIITGGNVDLDKLPWQ, via the coding sequence ATGTATATCCCGACGCTTTCCGACATGAATGAAGCACATGCGCGGATCAAGCCGCACATTCATCGCACGCCGGTTCTGACCTCGCGTTTCATCAACTCCCTTGCTGGGGCGGAGCTCTTCTTCAAGTGCGAGAATCTGCAGAAGGCCGGAGCCTTCAAGGTCCGCGGCGCGTCGAACGCCGTTTTCGGGTTGAGCGACGAGCAGGCGGCAAAGGGGGTTGCCACCCATTCCTCGGGCAATCATGGGACCTGCCTCGCCTTTGCGGCGGGACGGCGCGGAATACCTTGCACCGTCGTCATGCCCCGTACCGCGCCGCAAGCGAAGAAAGATGCTGTTCGCGGCTACGGTGCCAAGGTTGTCGAGTGTGAGCCGTCAACGACTTCCCGCGAAGCGGTCTTTGCCGAAGTCCTCGCCGCGACCGGTGCGGAATTCGTGCATCCCTATAACGACGCGCGCGTCATCGCCGGTCAGGCAACCTGTTCGAAAGAACTGATCGAACAGGTCACCAGACTCCAAGCGGTGATTGCTCCCATTGGCGGCGGCGGCATGGTTTCGGGGACCTGCCTCACGCTGTCGAACTTGGCGCCGCACATAAAAATCTACGCAGCCGAGCCGGAGCAGGCGGATGATGCATACCGGAGCTTCAAAGCCGGGCACATCATCGCCGACGACGCACCAGTTACTGTGGCTGACGGCCTGAAGGTGCCTCTCAAGGATTTGACGTGGCACTTCGTCCGGAACCACGTCACCGACGTCCTGACGGCCTCGGAGGAAGAGATCGTCGACGCGATGAAGCTCATCTGGAAGCGGATGAAGATCGTCATGGAGCCCTCCAGTGCCGTGCCGCTCGCGACCATCTTGAAGAACAAGGATCTGTTCGCCGGCAAGCGTATCGGCGTCATCATCACCGGCGGCAACGTCGACCTTGACAAGTTGCCTTGGCAATAA